One part of the Oligoflexus sp. genome encodes these proteins:
- a CDS encoding OmpA family protein yields MKRQLTCLALILALGSSACVTKDATTDQNEVSGATVGAVAGAVAGAVLGNQVKGDKNTRQNARIAGAAAGAAIGGGIGNYMDKQEEKLRQKLRASGVSVTRKGDQIVLNMPGNITFETAKAQINPGFENVLDSVAEVLKEYKDTAIEVSGHTDSRGKMEANQVLSKQRADAVAQFLRQKGVAPARISAVGYGQSQPIADNATEEGRAQNRRVEVLLTPKGK; encoded by the coding sequence ATGAAAAGACAGCTCACCTGCCTCGCCCTCATTCTCGCCCTCGGTAGCAGCGCCTGCGTGACGAAAGATGCCACGACTGACCAGAACGAAGTGTCCGGCGCAACCGTCGGTGCTGTGGCTGGTGCCGTTGCTGGAGCCGTCTTGGGCAACCAGGTGAAGGGCGACAAGAACACTCGTCAGAACGCACGTATCGCAGGCGCCGCTGCGGGTGCAGCCATCGGCGGTGGCATTGGTAACTACATGGACAAGCAGGAAGAGAAACTGCGTCAAAAGCTGCGCGCAAGTGGCGTGAGCGTGACACGCAAGGGTGATCAGATCGTTCTGAACATGCCTGGCAACATCACCTTCGAAACCGCCAAGGCTCAGATCAACCCTGGTTTCGAAAACGTCCTCGACAGCGTTGCTGAAGTCCTGAAAGAGTACAAAGACACAGCGATCGAAGTTTCGGGCCACACCGATAGCCGCGGTAAGATGGAAGCCAACCAGGTTCTGTCCAAGCAGCGCGCGGATGCCGTTGCTCAGTTCCTTCGTCAGAAGGGCGTTGCTCCTGCACGTATTTCGGCAGTCGGCTACGGCCAGAGCCAGCCTATCGCGGACAACGCGACTGAAGAAGGCCGCGCTCAGAACCGCCGCGTGGAAGTTCTCTTGACTCCCAAAGGCAAGTAA